In Hymenobacter gelipurpurascens, one DNA window encodes the following:
- a CDS encoding anti-sigma factor: MKEEIEEGPEFGRIHLHKAIASLPQHVPAEQAWERIVQQLDFAAALDEVRHELPEHEPDELVWDNILAELDQEPIAEIQPVWPTPAVVRPMWPTARVLRVGAMAASWLLVLLAWHYWPSATPIPIATTERVSYSVETVSAPLNTTEEPLALPDDVAEEHEGMAFINAQCTKVPAGCQSPEFRSLKQQMAELDAEEKRLQQEVQRFGSNPELVRYQTRVTALKATVTKELIQLLIT; the protein is encoded by the coding sequence ATGAAAGAAGAAATTGAAGAAGGCCCCGAGTTTGGTCGCATTCATCTCCATAAAGCTATTGCCAGCCTGCCTCAGCACGTACCAGCGGAGCAGGCCTGGGAACGTATTGTACAGCAGCTCGACTTTGCGGCGGCCCTAGATGAGGTGCGCCATGAGCTGCCCGAGCATGAGCCCGATGAACTGGTCTGGGACAATATACTGGCCGAGCTAGACCAAGAGCCTATAGCGGAAATCCAACCAGTATGGCCTACGCCGGCAGTTGTGCGCCCCATGTGGCCTACAGCGCGGGTGCTGCGCGTAGGAGCCATGGCCGCCAGCTGGCTGCTGGTGCTGCTGGCGTGGCACTACTGGCCTAGCGCTACCCCCATCCCGATAGCCACCACGGAGCGCGTCAGCTATAGCGTGGAAACCGTATCGGCCCCGCTCAACACCACGGAAGAGCCCCTGGCGCTGCCCGATGACGTGGCCGAAGAGCATGAAGGCATGGCGTTCATCAATGCCCAATGCACCAAGGTGCCGGCTGGCTGCCAGTCGCCGGAGTTCCGGAGCCTAAAGCAGCAGATGGCCGAGCTGGACGCGGAGGAAAAGCGCCTGCAGCAGGAAGTGCAGCGCTTTGGTAGCAACCCGGAACTGGTACGCTACCAAACCCGCGTCACGGCCCTCAAAGCAACCGTCACGAAAGAGCTTATTCAATTATTGATAACCTGA
- a CDS encoding RNA polymerase sigma factor yields MSTTSTPHTLLVDQELLAGCIRQDRMAQRQLYDRYKKAMFSCALRILNDRELAQDALQDAFVDVFRNLAAFRQDAALGAWIRTIVVRRALVIQQREQRMEVYDQQRHPEPSICWHDNLTGELLERAIQSLPTGYRTVFCLIEVEGYAHREVAEMLSISEGTSKSQLFHAKRLLQGKLQELRR; encoded by the coding sequence TTGTCAACAACCTCTACTCCCCATACACTACTGGTAGACCAAGAGCTGCTAGCGGGCTGCATCCGGCAAGACCGGATGGCTCAACGGCAGCTCTACGACCGGTACAAAAAAGCTATGTTCTCGTGTGCGCTGCGCATTCTCAACGACCGGGAACTGGCTCAGGATGCGTTGCAGGATGCCTTCGTGGACGTGTTCCGTAACCTGGCCGCTTTTCGGCAGGATGCGGCTTTGGGTGCCTGGATCCGCACCATTGTGGTGCGCCGGGCCCTCGTGATTCAGCAGCGGGAGCAGCGCATGGAGGTCTATGACCAGCAGCGCCACCCCGAGCCCAGCATCTGCTGGCACGATAACCTGACGGGTGAGCTTCTGGAAAGAGCTATTCAGAGCCTCCCCACGGGCTACCGAACCGTTTTCTGCCTGATTGAGGTAGAAGGCTACGCCCACCGCGAAGTAGCCGAGATGCTCAGTATCTCGGAAGGCACCAGCAAGTCGCAGCTCTTCCACGCCAAGCGCCTGCTGCAGGGAAAACTTCAGGAACTACGCCGATGA
- a CDS encoding T9SS type A sorting domain-containing protein: MPSTLQFSTSTLCQQPKRLWPLLAAALGLLGSQPIAAQQTLRKQLAPVPAQTSIRLPYAAPASHVVAALARPTVAHGVQASISSTATGGNWSDPTTWAGGIVPSAADEVTIVAGATVTVDVAAACASLTIANTASLLTSTTTAYQLQVAGSVTNNGTLDLSNSATVGTDLRFTGAGSASFTGTGTTDLQTVSLAKSVRDDVVDMNLPTLSVKGSATTGDGFLITRVGTPLADDMTGTLKISGSATISNKVVGGAAGYTLPATGGLWLSNANFTVLGQTGSPTINGLLRISAGTYNVGTASGNSLGFGTGALYTQEGGTVNIAGRLNTANAITFTMSGGDLNVVTVGNASASSFSFSLSNNTAANTQTISGGTITLVQPNTNAAIVAADYYVLGSMTATGGTLRIGTGATTAPATGQATFRLAGNAPGLLIDGTTTAKTALLAAQLVVRGNTVVQATSTLDLNGFLLLQAGPTFTNNGTFTANTSASGSTIPGSRLYFQSSAAQTLNGTGTFTSPIRQITFENTGGGVTIAAPIAATSVAMFTGNVLGANNLTIGGGNPVFNSIQYGVTGSTTTAGNFDVAPAFNLGSGALQLIYAPETAPRTTGFEIPASRAVDVITMSNPAGVVVAGGNIQVAGVSNASVLLSNGIITTSPSNTLIIGAGAGDFPVGSALSYVKGPLGITVNSTTPVSRTFAVGDATGWRPVVLMGISTTAAQTFTATVVGGATGGTVSGALSSLNPTRYVRIQNTANLPASARVQLSYGTNDIAGGTATTVVAQAATATGVFVSRGGALATVPTTGVVSTQDLTPGNDFFVLANTEGGVLASSAASVCGGTNAGVITLTGNQGTVVNYQADSGTGFQDVAGTNTGATYAFANLTATTTFRAVILTADNRTVYSAPVTVTATPTPSAAFSYATATYCLGAANPTPTITGAAGGTFSSSATGLVIDPATGVINLATSTAGTYTITYTVAGTCASTATATITINATPARPTVTVVYNGLTTTLTSSAATGNQWYLNGTAIAGATNQTYVVNAAAQYGSYTVATTASGCASQPSQPLVVTSAVKPLAGTSLTLFPTPTTDGHLTLELKGYTKAVTLSIYNAVGQQVRSLTVPAGRQLQPLDLSQLPGGIYILRAQTAGGLDVRRIVKE, translated from the coding sequence ATGCCCTCAACTCTACAGTTCTCTACAAGCACCTTGTGTCAGCAGCCTAAGCGGCTTTGGCCCCTGCTGGCGGCCGCTCTAGGCCTATTAGGTTCGCAGCCCATTGCCGCGCAGCAAACGTTGCGGAAGCAGCTGGCCCCGGTTCCGGCCCAGACGTCCATCAGGCTGCCTTACGCGGCTCCAGCAAGTCACGTGGTGGCCGCCTTGGCCCGGCCAACAGTAGCCCACGGCGTGCAAGCCAGCATCAGCTCCACGGCCACTGGCGGCAACTGGAGCGACCCTACCACGTGGGCGGGTGGCATAGTACCCAGCGCCGCCGATGAGGTGACCATAGTGGCCGGCGCTACTGTAACGGTAGATGTAGCTGCTGCCTGCGCTTCCCTCACTATTGCCAATACGGCCTCCCTGCTCACTTCTACTACCACGGCCTACCAGCTGCAGGTGGCCGGCAGCGTAACCAACAACGGCACCCTCGACCTAAGCAACAGCGCCACAGTGGGTACTGATCTGCGGTTTACCGGAGCGGGCAGCGCCAGCTTCACGGGCACGGGCACTACCGACCTGCAAACCGTTTCATTGGCCAAATCTGTGCGCGATGATGTGGTGGATATGAACCTCCCGACCCTCTCCGTGAAAGGTAGCGCCACCACCGGCGACGGGTTCCTTATTACACGCGTCGGCACCCCCTTGGCCGATGACATGACCGGCACACTGAAGATTTCCGGTTCGGCTACTATCAGCAACAAAGTAGTAGGTGGCGCTGCAGGCTACACACTGCCCGCCACGGGTGGCCTATGGCTGAGCAACGCCAATTTCACGGTGCTAGGTCAGACGGGCTCGCCCACCATCAATGGCCTGCTGCGCATTTCGGCGGGCACGTACAATGTGGGTACTGCCTCGGGCAACTCTCTGGGCTTTGGCACCGGCGCACTGTACACGCAGGAAGGAGGCACGGTAAACATTGCCGGACGTCTGAACACCGCCAACGCCATCACCTTTACCATGAGCGGCGGCGACCTGAACGTGGTAACCGTTGGCAATGCATCTGCTAGCAGCTTCAGTTTCTCTCTCTCCAATAACACCGCCGCCAACACCCAGACTATTTCGGGTGGCACTATTACGCTGGTGCAGCCAAATACCAACGCGGCCATTGTGGCCGCCGATTACTACGTTTTGGGCAGCATGACCGCTACTGGCGGCACATTGCGCATAGGCACTGGCGCTACCACGGCGCCGGCTACTGGCCAGGCCACCTTCCGGCTGGCTGGCAATGCCCCCGGTCTGCTGATTGATGGGACAACCACGGCTAAAACTGCCTTGTTGGCGGCTCAACTGGTGGTGCGCGGCAATACAGTAGTGCAGGCCACTTCCACGCTCGACCTAAACGGTTTCTTGCTGCTGCAGGCGGGCCCCACATTTACCAACAACGGCACCTTCACGGCTAATACGTCGGCGAGTGGTTCTACCATTCCGGGCAGCCGCTTGTATTTTCAGAGCAGCGCTGCGCAAACCCTGAACGGCACTGGCACCTTCACCAGCCCTATTCGCCAAATCACCTTCGAGAATACGGGCGGTGGCGTAACCATAGCAGCCCCTATTGCTGCTACCAGTGTAGCCATGTTTACGGGTAATGTACTGGGCGCTAACAACCTGACTATTGGCGGCGGTAACCCAGTGTTCAATAGCATTCAGTACGGCGTGACGGGTAGTACCACTACCGCGGGTAATTTCGATGTGGCACCGGCATTCAATCTTGGTAGCGGGGCTCTGCAGTTGATTTATGCCCCAGAAACGGCCCCTCGCACCACCGGCTTCGAAATACCGGCGTCGCGGGCCGTAGACGTTATCACGATGAGCAACCCTGCAGGCGTGGTAGTAGCAGGCGGCAACATTCAGGTGGCCGGTGTGAGCAATGCTTCCGTGCTGCTTTCCAATGGCATTATTACTACTTCTCCCTCCAATACACTCATCATTGGGGCCGGAGCCGGCGATTTTCCGGTGGGTTCTGCCCTCAGCTACGTGAAAGGCCCGCTGGGCATCACGGTGAATAGCACTACCCCCGTTTCGCGCACTTTCGCCGTTGGCGATGCTACGGGCTGGCGTCCGGTGGTGCTTATGGGCATCAGCACCACGGCGGCCCAAACATTCACGGCTACGGTAGTTGGTGGCGCCACGGGCGGCACGGTTTCCGGCGCCCTTTCCAGCCTGAACCCTACACGCTACGTGCGCATACAAAACACGGCCAACTTACCTGCTTCGGCCCGTGTGCAGCTCAGCTATGGAACGAATGACATAGCGGGCGGCACGGCTACCACGGTGGTTGCGCAGGCAGCTACCGCTACCGGCGTTTTCGTATCGCGGGGCGGAGCGCTGGCTACAGTTCCCACAACCGGCGTCGTTTCAACTCAGGACCTGACACCCGGCAACGACTTCTTTGTGCTGGCTAACACCGAGGGCGGTGTCCTGGCTTCCTCAGCGGCCAGTGTATGCGGGGGCACTAATGCGGGCGTCATCACGCTTACCGGCAACCAGGGCACTGTGGTAAATTACCAGGCCGACAGTGGCACCGGTTTCCAGGATGTGGCCGGCACCAACACGGGCGCTACCTATGCCTTCGCCAACCTGACGGCTACCACCACGTTCCGCGCCGTTATCCTGACGGCTGACAACCGCACCGTGTACTCGGCTCCCGTTACGGTAACCGCAACGCCAACTCCTTCGGCAGCCTTCAGCTACGCTACTGCCACCTACTGCCTGGGCGCTGCCAACCCAACGCCCACCATCACGGGCGCAGCCGGCGGCACATTCAGCAGCTCAGCCACCGGCCTAGTGATTGATCCGGCAACGGGCGTTATCAACCTGGCTACCAGCACTGCCGGCACCTACACCATTACCTACACCGTAGCCGGCACTTGCGCTAGCACAGCTACGGCCACCATTACCATCAATGCCACACCTGCTCGCCCCACGGTAACGGTAGTGTACAATGGCCTCACTACTACGCTCACCAGCTCAGCGGCTACCGGCAACCAATGGTACCTGAATGGCACAGCCATTGCGGGCGCCACCAACCAAACCTACGTGGTGAATGCGGCAGCCCAATATGGCTCTTACACGGTGGCTACTACGGCCAGCGGCTGTGCCTCCCAGCCTTCGCAGCCGCTCGTAGTAACGTCGGCCGTGAAGCCGCTGGCCGGCACCTCCCTCACGCTGTTCCCCACGCCTACTACCGATGGTCACCTCACCCTGGAGCTGAAAGGCTACACCAAAGCCGTGACGCTGAGCATCTACAACGCTGTAGGCCAGCAGGTGCGTAGCCTGACGGTGCCCGCGGGTCGTCAGCTGCAACCTCTCGACCTGAGCCAGCTGCCCGGTGGCATCTATATCCTGCGCGCGCAAACCGCAGGTGGCCTAGATGTTCGTCGGATTGTGAAGGAATAG